A single Carnobacterium inhibens subsp. inhibens DSM 13024 DNA region contains:
- the purK gene encoding 5-(carboxyamino)imidazole ribonucleotide synthase has product MYKTLKPRDTIGIIGGGQLGKMMAQSAKKMGFTVGILDPNQNCPAAQVSDWNICADYADKKALREFARRATVLTFEFENIDAEALQEMEELVAIPQGSEVVAITQDRIKEKRFLESSGVSIAPFEVVETIDQLNTAVEKIGYPCVLKTTRFGYDGKGQVVLKSEADKGATEALIAANSCILEAWVPFSKELSVMIVRNQKGETTIFPVSENIHIANILHESIVPARISPEVSEKAVEAAQQIADALQLIGTLGIELFLTKDDVIFVNELAPRPHNSGHYTIEAMSLSQFDAHIRAVAGLTMPKARLLSSVVMVNILGQHMEDSLAFRDKKAEWSFHYYGKEDLHTNRKVGHVTILTNDVEETLIEIENTGIWNESYRKLNLN; this is encoded by the coding sequence TTGTATAAAACACTTAAACCAAGAGATACTATTGGAATTATTGGAGGCGGACAATTAGGAAAGATGATGGCTCAATCAGCAAAAAAGATGGGGTTTACTGTTGGAATCTTGGATCCTAATCAAAATTGTCCAGCAGCTCAAGTGTCTGATTGGAACATCTGTGCCGATTATGCAGACAAAAAAGCTTTGCGTGAGTTTGCGAGAAGAGCAACTGTCTTAACGTTTGAATTTGAGAATATTGATGCAGAAGCATTACAAGAGATGGAAGAGTTGGTAGCTATCCCGCAAGGTAGCGAAGTAGTAGCTATTACGCAAGACCGAATCAAAGAAAAACGATTTTTAGAGTCTAGTGGGGTTTCGATTGCACCCTTTGAGGTTGTGGAAACAATAGACCAACTGAATACTGCCGTTGAAAAAATTGGCTATCCTTGCGTCTTGAAAACCACACGTTTTGGATACGATGGCAAAGGGCAAGTTGTCTTGAAATCAGAAGCGGATAAAGGAGCAACAGAAGCGCTGATTGCTGCTAATAGCTGTATTCTCGAAGCTTGGGTACCTTTTTCGAAAGAATTATCGGTCATGATTGTTCGCAACCAAAAAGGAGAAACGACCATTTTTCCTGTTTCTGAGAATATCCATATCGCTAATATTTTACATGAATCCATTGTACCCGCTCGGATTTCTCCAGAAGTGAGCGAAAAAGCGGTAGAAGCCGCTCAACAGATTGCTGATGCGTTGCAATTGATTGGAACGTTAGGAATCGAATTGTTTTTGACAAAAGACGATGTCATCTTCGTCAATGAACTGGCACCTCGTCCGCATAATTCAGGACATTACACGATTGAAGCAATGTCTCTTTCGCAGTTTGATGCACATATCCGAGCGGTAGCTGGGCTGACGATGCCAAAAGCACGCTTGCTTTCGAGTGTCGTTATGGTCAATATTCTTGGGCAACATATGGAAGACAGTTTAGCGTTCCGCGATAAAAAAGCGGAGTGGTCGTTTCATTACTATGGGAAAGAAGACTTGCATACAAATAGAAAAGTCGGACACGTCACGATCTTGACAAACGATGTAGAAGAAACCTTGATAGAAATAGAGAATACCGGGATTTGGAATGAATCATACAGAAAATTAAATCTGAATTAA
- the purE gene encoding 5-(carboxyamino)imidazole ribonucleotide mutase, whose translation MNAIVSVVMGSTSDWETMKDCCAILDEFDVAYEKKVVSAHRTPDLMFSFAEQARELGIKIIIAGAGGAAHLPGMIAAKTTLPVIGVPIQTRALNGMDSLLSIVQMPAGVPVATVAIGKAGAANAGLLAVQILSIEDEKLAKKLEVRRDRLKKSVIESSENLV comes from the coding sequence ATGAATGCCATTGTCTCCGTTGTTATGGGAAGCACTTCGGATTGGGAAACGATGAAAGACTGCTGTGCGATTTTGGATGAATTTGATGTAGCGTATGAAAAAAAGGTGGTATCAGCCCATCGGACACCCGATTTGATGTTTAGTTTTGCGGAACAAGCAAGGGAATTGGGAATAAAAATAATCATTGCAGGAGCTGGAGGTGCAGCTCATTTACCGGGCATGATTGCAGCGAAAACCACGTTGCCAGTCATAGGCGTACCGATACAAACTCGAGCACTTAATGGAATGGATTCATTATTGTCTATTGTACAAATGCCGGCGGGTGTACCTGTTGCTACTGTGGCGATTGGAAAAGCAGGAGCTGCGAATGCAGGACTGCTTGCGGTTCAGATTCTTTCTATTGAAGATGAAAAATTGGCAAAAAAATTGGAAGTAAGACGTGATCGGCTTAAAAAAAGTGTAATAGAAAGTAGTGAAAATCTTGTATAA
- a CDS encoding FMN-binding protein, translating to MSNKLFEKMELKSGAVLKNRIMMAPMTIQAAYFDGTVTQEMIDYYAHRSGEAGAIIVESSFVEDKGRGFAGALGNNKDSQVKELCRLANAIKEKGSKSILQIYHAGRMAAPELNGGAAPISASPVAALRPEAVTPRQMMPVDIDRMIQSFADATRRAIEAGFDGVEIHGANTYLIQQFFSPHSNRREDKWGGSREARAKFPEAVMKAVQEEVKKQQAEHFIVGYRFSPEEIEEPGIRFEDTMYLLNRLAKLKPDYFHVSMGSWNRTSIIDKEDSQPLLEKYIEQQSEELAQIALIGVGGIGQRSDAEAALEAGYDLVAVGKAFLVEPNWVEKTKSDEEIKDFADINEQDRLQIPEPLWDVMDFMIKDVKAEEEKYEYLKELQNTKITFNPGTYEASVEGHDGSDILMKVTFSDTKILAIELDRQEQLDAVATSVFKRLPEEIITGQTLQVDVISGATVTSKSLIDGVADAVEKANGNSEALRVRSKDAVQWESTVVG from the coding sequence ATGTCAAATAAATTATTCGAGAAAATGGAACTTAAATCGGGAGCGGTACTGAAAAACCGTATTATGATGGCACCAATGACTATTCAAGCAGCATACTTTGATGGCACGGTCACACAAGAAATGATTGATTATTATGCCCATCGTTCTGGAGAAGCTGGCGCAATTATTGTAGAAAGTTCATTTGTGGAAGATAAAGGACGAGGCTTTGCAGGGGCATTGGGTAACAATAAAGATTCTCAAGTGAAAGAATTGTGTAGATTGGCTAATGCGATTAAAGAAAAAGGCTCTAAATCTATTTTACAAATTTACCACGCCGGACGGATGGCAGCCCCAGAGCTCAATGGTGGAGCTGCGCCAATCTCAGCTAGTCCTGTGGCAGCATTGAGACCGGAAGCTGTTACACCGCGACAAATGATGCCAGTGGATATTGATAGGATGATTCAAAGTTTTGCAGATGCTACCAGACGCGCGATTGAAGCTGGATTTGATGGAGTTGAAATTCATGGTGCCAATACATACTTGATTCAACAATTTTTCTCTCCTCATTCTAACCGCCGTGAAGACAAATGGGGCGGCAGCCGAGAAGCACGCGCTAAATTTCCGGAAGCCGTGATGAAAGCTGTGCAAGAAGAAGTCAAGAAACAGCAAGCAGAACATTTCATTGTAGGTTATCGATTCTCTCCGGAAGAAATTGAAGAACCGGGGATTCGATTTGAAGATACAATGTACTTATTGAACCGCTTAGCTAAATTAAAGCCGGATTACTTCCATGTTTCAATGGGCAGTTGGAACCGAACATCAATCATAGATAAAGAAGACAGTCAGCCGCTATTAGAGAAGTATATCGAGCAACAATCGGAAGAGTTAGCTCAAATTGCTCTTATCGGTGTAGGGGGAATTGGTCAACGCAGCGATGCGGAAGCTGCACTTGAAGCGGGCTATGATCTAGTTGCGGTCGGGAAAGCCTTTTTGGTCGAACCGAATTGGGTTGAAAAAACAAAATCTGATGAAGAAATCAAAGACTTTGCGGATATCAACGAACAAGATCGGTTACAGATCCCTGAACCTTTATGGGACGTGATGGATTTCATGATTAAAGATGTGAAAGCAGAAGAAGAAAAATATGAATATTTGAAAGAATTGCAAAATACAAAAATTACTTTCAATCCTGGAACCTATGAAGCTTCTGTTGAAGGTCATGATGGAAGTGATATCTTAATGAAAGTAACATTCTCAGATACCAAAATTTTAGCAATAGAATTGGACAGACAAGAACAGCTAGATGCTGTTGCAACTTCTGTTTTCAAGCGGTTACCGGAGGAAATTATAACCGGGCAAACGTTGCAAGTGGATGTCATCTCAGGAGCAACGGTGACTTCAAAAAGCCTTATTGATGGAGTGGCAGATGCAGTGGAAAAAGCAAATGGGAATTCTGAAGCTTTACGTGTCCGTTCAAAAGATGCCGTTCAGTGGGAAAGCACAGTAGTGGGATAA
- a CDS encoding YbaN family protein — protein sequence MKRHFLISVGVLSFLLGSAGVLLPVLPTTPFLLLSGYCFAHSSNKFNDWLKKTKIYQIYVSDYAETKSIPKHKKWKILMNSYILMGISIFLAPLQPVKVMLVLLTLALTVVLLFVIPNRKDHLKTKEDQKYIH from the coding sequence ATGAAACGCCATTTTTTAATTAGTGTTGGGGTTCTTTCTTTTCTTTTAGGTTCAGCAGGCGTACTTCTGCCAGTGCTGCCAACCACACCGTTTTTATTGTTATCTGGCTACTGTTTTGCACACAGCTCCAACAAGTTTAATGATTGGCTAAAAAAGACTAAAATATATCAAATATACGTATCAGATTATGCTGAAACGAAATCCATTCCTAAACATAAAAAATGGAAAATACTAATGAATAGTTATATTCTGATGGGTATTTCAATTTTTCTTGCTCCACTTCAACCAGTTAAAGTAATGCTGGTGTTGTTGACACTGGCTTTAACTGTAGTATTATTATTCGTTATTCCGAATCGTAAAGATCATCTTAAAACGAAAGAAGACCAAAAATACATACATTAA
- a CDS encoding FMN-binding protein, which yields MNNLKAGTYKGRATGYHDYITVDVTVDEGKIVKIDYSENETPNKGGVAVAKMVEEIIKRQSIEIDTVSGATYASEGTLRAVDYALGVARGERAPIDGEFNEDTGTIEHHFTSGTYSGNGDGYKGEINLNVTVSENKIEKIEYQGKETPDIGGKAMEEIIARILRSQSSQIDTISGATFSSRGAQEALDYALGIARGEIDPEAEPKLEDLEPRIQFRGGSLTIEQIEAVLNTLPVEITFVGPDLRFQYFNEDHHEFHRSQASLGSHFIDCHPPHVREFVGKLAGELADGTRKSETHWFTRKDDGRKIFISYVPVFNRKGESIGFMEYVQNGTPFIETIDEPNRRGELSDPAEQNPFAREKWS from the coding sequence ATGAATAATCTTAAAGCGGGAACGTACAAAGGAAGAGCAACTGGGTACCATGATTATATTACCGTGGATGTAACAGTGGATGAGGGAAAAATAGTAAAAATCGATTACTCTGAAAATGAAACACCTAATAAAGGTGGTGTAGCCGTAGCGAAAATGGTCGAAGAAATCATTAAGCGACAATCAATAGAAATCGATACAGTGTCTGGCGCGACTTATGCTTCAGAAGGTACTTTACGAGCTGTGGATTATGCGTTAGGAGTAGCACGAGGAGAACGGGCTCCAATTGACGGTGAATTTAACGAAGATACTGGGACGATTGAACACCATTTCACATCTGGAACATATAGCGGTAACGGAGATGGGTATAAAGGTGAAATCAATCTGAATGTAACAGTAAGTGAAAATAAGATTGAAAAAATCGAATACCAAGGAAAAGAAACTCCTGATATCGGGGGTAAAGCAATGGAAGAGATTATTGCAAGGATTTTACGCAGTCAATCTTCTCAAATCGACACGATCTCTGGAGCAACCTTTTCTTCACGCGGAGCACAAGAAGCATTGGACTATGCTTTAGGTATAGCTAGAGGCGAGATTGATCCAGAAGCTGAGCCAAAGCTAGAAGATTTAGAGCCTCGCATTCAATTTAGAGGAGGATCCTTGACAATTGAACAAATTGAAGCTGTTTTGAATACGCTGCCAGTTGAAATTACGTTTGTTGGGCCGGATTTGCGCTTTCAATATTTCAATGAAGATCATCATGAGTTTCACCGTTCCCAAGCGAGTTTAGGAAGCCACTTTATTGATTGCCATCCGCCTCATGTGCGCGAATTTGTTGGCAAACTAGCTGGAGAACTGGCAGATGGGACACGCAAGAGCGAAACGCATTGGTTCACACGAAAAGATGACGGTCGTAAAATTTTCATTTCTTATGTTCCTGTTTTTAATCGTAAAGGTGAGAGTATCGGGTTCATGGAATATGTCCAAAATGGAACGCCATTTATTGAGACAATTGATGAACCGAACCGCCGTGGTGAATTAAGTGATCCTGCTGAGCAAAATCCGTTTGCTCGCGAAAAATGGAGTTGA
- a CDS encoding FAD:protein FMN transferase, whose translation MGTRISLSIVHPEAENLLEKASHMLADYEARFSANNSKSALMMVNQQAGIQPVHVDSDLYDLIQFGKKYSLSSNLALNITIGPLVKLWKIGFTDAHVPEQKEIEEKLKLIDPTDIKLDADKRTVYLTKKGMELDLGALAKGYFADKLKSFFQNEGVQSGLVDLGGNVLTIGENPKYEDGYWRVGIQKPSPVRGDLVGVVLVKDKSVVTSGIYERSLKVDGKKYHHIFDSTTGYPIENELASVTIVSDESIDGELWTTLLFMFSPTAAIQYIDSIPGIEALIITKDNDVKMTRGIVPYVVLF comes from the coding sequence ATGGGAACACGAATTAGCCTTTCCATCGTGCATCCGGAGGCAGAAAACCTATTAGAGAAAGCTAGCCATATGTTGGCAGATTACGAAGCACGATTCAGCGCGAACAATTCTAAAAGTGCTTTAATGATGGTGAACCAACAAGCAGGAATACAGCCCGTTCATGTCGATTCAGATTTATATGACTTGATTCAATTCGGTAAGAAATATAGTTTATCTTCTAATCTTGCTCTAAACATCACAATCGGACCGCTCGTTAAACTATGGAAAATTGGTTTTACGGACGCGCATGTACCTGAACAAAAAGAAATTGAAGAAAAATTAAAACTGATTGATCCAACTGACATTAAATTGGATGCAGATAAAAGAACCGTATACTTAACAAAAAAGGGAATGGAACTAGATCTAGGTGCCTTAGCAAAGGGCTATTTCGCCGATAAACTCAAAAGTTTTTTTCAAAATGAAGGCGTACAAAGCGGCTTAGTGGATTTGGGCGGGAATGTTTTGACGATTGGGGAAAATCCAAAATACGAAGATGGCTATTGGCGTGTAGGCATTCAAAAACCTTCACCGGTTCGTGGGGATTTAGTAGGAGTTGTATTGGTGAAAGACAAGTCAGTGGTCACATCTGGCATTTATGAACGGTCGCTTAAGGTAGACGGAAAAAAATACCACCACATTTTTGATTCAACAACAGGCTACCCGATTGAAAATGAATTGGCCAGCGTAACCATAGTTTCGGACGAATCTATTGACGGAGAATTATGGACCACCCTGTTGTTTATGTTCAGTCCCACTGCGGCCATCCAATATATCGACAGCATTCCTGGCATCGAAGCTCTTATTATCACAAAAGACAACGATGTGAAAATGACACGTGGTATCGTACCGTATGTTGTTTTGTTTTAA
- a CDS encoding membrane protein, producing the protein MLTTILEDPLYLQFAFAGCIALAILTLPLKDIISIGFYDISDFFVTAMIAFFITYGVLVTNRAAVSIWLFVGIFFAIMVVIMLMNILVILPFKSRAENSNITSIHELEGKEAKVSIPITLNGTGEVIVSTGFSRINKMAKIYENTDGITDIPKNENVLVMDVSDNILYVLPYTNSIKAIGKPTPTWNKKPKK; encoded by the coding sequence GTGTTAACCACTATCTTAGAAGACCCACTCTACTTACAATTTGCTTTTGCAGGCTGTATAGCATTAGCCATTTTGACATTACCGTTAAAAGATATCATCAGTATCGGTTTTTACGACATCAGTGATTTCTTTGTCACAGCTATGATTGCTTTTTTCATCACATATGGGGTTCTAGTGACCAATCGTGCAGCCGTATCTATTTGGTTGTTTGTGGGTATCTTTTTTGCTATTATGGTTGTCATTATGCTCATGAACATTCTCGTTATTCTGCCCTTTAAGAGTCGTGCAGAAAATTCAAATATCACCTCGATCCACGAATTAGAAGGCAAAGAAGCAAAAGTATCCATTCCGATCACACTCAATGGAACAGGTGAAGTCATCGTCTCTACAGGTTTTTCCAGAATCAATAAAATGGCTAAAATCTACGAAAATACTGATGGCATAACCGACATTCCAAAAAATGAAAATGTATTGGTTATGGACGTCAGCGACAACATTCTTTATGTCCTTCCCTATACAAACAGCATTAAAGCCATTGGCAAACCAACGCCGACATGGAATAAGAAACCAAAAAAATAA
- a CDS encoding flotillin family protein codes for MDSTLFATIGAIVIAVVLLVALVSRYRTASPAEALIISGTALGDKNVYVDPNTGNKMKIVSGGGTFVWPIIQSVHKLSLLSSKLDVRTPEVYTEEGVPVAVDGTVIIKIGSTSEDIATAAEQYLGKSTEQLESEAKEVLEGHLRSILGRMTVEDIYQNRDKFNQNVQDEASGDLAKMGLVILSFTVKEVTDRNGYLDSLGQGRIAEVKRDADIKTANADKETRIQRALAEQLSQESELQRQTEIAEAEKVKSLRISEYGREQNIAKAEAESAYDLKKAELKKKVIIEEGNAQIIEREKQIELQEKETIKQEREYDATVRKKADAERYSVEQRAEADKNKAIAESEARAKEIELNGMAQAESIRLIGKAEADSKTAWAEALKQYGDEAIATLLIEAYPAIIRAAAEPLSNIDKITVVDSGNGNGASAITKTALNTLAASQEAFKDATGLDINNLISSFAGTKNVGRQISNLNDTLTQTPIVAEEPIITNDSK; via the coding sequence ATGGATTCAACATTATTTGCAACCATTGGCGCTATCGTCATCGCAGTCGTTTTACTCGTCGCATTGGTCAGTCGTTACCGTACAGCCTCACCTGCAGAAGCCCTAATTATCAGTGGTACAGCATTAGGTGATAAAAATGTTTATGTTGATCCCAATACGGGCAATAAAATGAAAATCGTTAGCGGAGGCGGGACATTCGTTTGGCCAATTATTCAATCCGTTCATAAATTATCGCTACTGTCGTCTAAATTAGACGTTCGTACACCCGAAGTGTATACCGAGGAAGGTGTTCCAGTCGCAGTTGACGGAACCGTTATCATTAAGATTGGATCTACATCAGAAGACATCGCAACAGCTGCTGAACAATATCTTGGTAAATCAACAGAACAACTTGAAAGCGAAGCAAAAGAAGTCTTAGAAGGACATTTACGTTCAATTCTAGGTCGCATGACTGTTGAAGATATTTATCAAAACCGTGATAAATTCAACCAAAATGTTCAAGATGAAGCATCTGGTGATTTAGCTAAAATGGGACTAGTTATTTTATCTTTTACAGTAAAAGAAGTAACGGACAGAAACGGTTACCTAGATTCATTAGGCCAAGGACGTATTGCTGAAGTGAAACGAGATGCAGATATCAAAACAGCAAATGCAGATAAAGAAACACGTATTCAACGTGCACTAGCTGAGCAACTCTCTCAAGAATCTGAATTGCAACGACAAACAGAAATTGCCGAAGCTGAAAAAGTGAAAAGCCTTCGCATATCTGAATACGGAAGAGAACAAAATATCGCAAAAGCCGAAGCTGAAAGTGCATATGACTTAAAGAAAGCTGAATTAAAGAAAAAAGTTATCATCGAAGAAGGTAACGCTCAAATTATTGAACGTGAAAAACAAATCGAGTTGCAAGAAAAAGAAACCATTAAACAAGAACGCGAATACGACGCAACTGTCCGTAAGAAAGCTGATGCTGAACGTTACTCTGTTGAGCAACGCGCGGAAGCCGATAAAAATAAAGCTATTGCAGAATCTGAAGCGAGAGCCAAAGAAATTGAATTAAACGGTATGGCTCAAGCCGAAAGTATTCGTTTGATCGGTAAAGCTGAAGCAGATAGCAAGACAGCATGGGCTGAAGCTTTGAAACAATATGGCGATGAAGCTATTGCAACCTTACTGATTGAAGCTTATCCTGCAATTATTCGTGCTGCTGCTGAACCATTGAGTAACATTGACAAAATTACAGTTGTCGACAGCGGAAACGGAAATGGTGCATCAGCTATTACCAAAACAGCCTTAAACACACTGGCCGCTTCTCAAGAAGCATTTAAAGACGCAACAGGCTTAGACATCAACAATTTAATCAGTTCATTTGCTGGAACAAAGAATGTGGGTCGTCAAATCAGCAATTTAAATGACACCCTCACTCAAACACCTATCGTGGCTGAAGAACCAATTATCACAAACGACTCAAAATAA
- a CDS encoding linear amide C-N hydrolase, with protein sequence MCTTIGFSYQDGIIFGRTLEVSVKLDNKILYIPKDNKEFLKVKGREFSTKYATIGTVFFNIASLGDGINEMGLMGSSNLFPGYASFAKKAVEGKINLITSTAFDYLLSRCKNVAEVREEAEKLILLEKYEEGGQQATNNHFFFMDSKGGKIVLEPKNGHLIPYDNPYGVLTNAPEFHWHETNLKNYLNIRPENIENRDFNGTVVSKFGEGSGAVGLPGDFTPPSRFVRSAFFVASTPKDLERQAAILQGFRILSQADIPTGAVVDLEKGHKDETLYTSIMDTQKKAYFIKCHDNNTIQPFYLEDYQEKSDITFIEIEKEMSL encoded by the coding sequence ATGTGTACAACAATTGGATTTTCTTATCAAGATGGAATAATTTTTGGAAGGACTTTAGAAGTTAGCGTAAAACTAGATAATAAAATTCTTTATATCCCAAAAGACAATAAAGAATTTCTTAAAGTAAAAGGTAGAGAATTTTCTACAAAATATGCAACTATAGGAACTGTTTTTTTTAACATTGCTTCTTTAGGAGATGGAATTAATGAGATGGGGCTGATGGGTTCTAGTAACTTGTTTCCGGGATATGCTTCCTTTGCGAAAAAAGCTGTAGAAGGAAAAATAAATCTCATTACATCAACAGCTTTTGATTATTTGCTGAGTAGATGTAAAAATGTCGCTGAAGTAAGAGAAGAAGCTGAAAAGCTTATTTTACTGGAAAAGTATGAAGAAGGGGGACAGCAAGCAACGAACAACCACTTCTTCTTTATGGATTCTAAAGGCGGAAAAATTGTTTTAGAGCCAAAAAATGGACATTTAATTCCTTATGATAATCCTTATGGTGTTTTGACGAATGCTCCCGAGTTCCATTGGCATGAAACCAACTTGAAGAATTACTTGAATATCAGACCAGAAAATATTGAAAACAGAGACTTCAATGGTACTGTAGTTTCAAAGTTTGGGGAAGGGAGTGGAGCAGTCGGTCTTCCAGGTGATTTTACGCCTCCATCGCGTTTTGTACGTTCTGCTTTTTTTGTAGCCAGTACACCTAAAGATTTAGAACGTCAAGCTGCTATCTTACAAGGGTTTCGTATCTTATCGCAAGCCGATATCCCAACAGGAGCGGTAGTAGATCTTGAAAAAGGTCACAAAGATGAAACGTTATATACATCGATAATGGATACCCAAAAAAAAGCATACTTTATCAAGTGCCACGATAATAACACTATTCAACCATTTTATCTTGAAGACTATCAAGAAAAATCCGATATCACATTTATTGAAATTGAAAAAGAGATGTCTTTGTAG
- a CDS encoding SDR family oxidoreductase, translating into MMKVLVIGASGNVGRYVIRELVKLNEPVVAAGTNI; encoded by the coding sequence ATGATGAAGGTATTAGTAATCGGTGCATCAGGTAATGTTGGAAGGTATGTAATAAGAGAATTAGTGAAACTTAATGAACCAGTAGTGGCTGCAGGTACCAATATTTAG
- a CDS encoding MarR family winged helix-turn-helix transcriptional regulator, which translates to MKESILDSRDVVSRFCRLQMNKKMAIPIRASEMGALIYVQKSEDKVTPLMISTFLGIAKPSVTDMVNALIKKTYLVKVPSEIDRRSYTVEITGKGHELLESTAKEYLGTMDFLEEKMGYQKFSLFIQLLQEANELLSEE; encoded by the coding sequence ATGAAAGAAAGTATATTGGATAGTAGGGATGTTGTTTCAAGATTTTGCCGTCTCCAGATGAATAAAAAAATGGCTATACCTATAAGAGCCAGCGAGATGGGTGCATTAATATATGTGCAAAAAAGTGAAGATAAAGTGACACCGCTTATGATAAGTACTTTCTTGGGAATAGCCAAACCTTCTGTTACTGATATGGTTAATGCCCTAATTAAAAAAACTTATTTAGTTAAAGTACCCTCTGAAATAGACAGAAGAAGTTATACAGTAGAAATTACTGGAAAAGGCCATGAACTGCTTGAATCTACAGCTAAAGAATACCTTGGAACCATGGATTTTCTTGAAGAAAAAATGGGGTATCAAAAATTTAGTTTATTTATTCAATTGCTACAAGAAGCCAATGAGCTATTAAGTGAGGAGTAA